tacaatataccctatttactcttcgagtaccgggtataaaaatacccGTGTAGACCTCACCAAGGATCCTTAGTGAATAATACaacaaatcatttcaaaaaCTTGTAAAatcgtttgtttattttacacTTAAGTCATAGATTGTAGGCACTATTTGCTGCTCTCGTATAAAAATCTGCCTAATTCGCATTTTGTACAATTCATGCAGCCGAACAATTTGTTAAAGTTCTTTGATTAAAATAAAAGAccgaattaaataaattcatatcacgggcagcagcaggaacggTTAGGAGCCATGCAGATTGGGATGCTGGCCACTTGAGTTCTGTAGGGCTTttgccacctcctcctgcaATGTGCTAGGGGGCTCCGACACAATGTCCGTGTGCATGGATAGGTACTTCAATTTGTTCGTAACAGCTAACAGAGGAATATATTTATCAATGATTGCTTTAGCCAGAGATGGATGGGAGATGCACTACTTACCGGGTCGCAGATCAATAAGTGAGCAGTGCTGATCCACCCAGAGAAAGGCCGTGCGGCGCAGCTCATCCAGACTGGCACTCGAGACGGTTGAGGTGTATGAGGCAAGCAGCGGCTCCAAAATGAGACCCAACTGAAAAGGAAAGCGAATATTTGAAAAGGTATTCAAAGTAATAGGTTTGCTGGCTACTTACAATCCAGAACTTCCAATCGTTCATCGTATTGTATCGCACATATATCTCGTACAGCTGACGTACATGCTCTGTGCCCTGTCGGGTCACCGGCGCTCCATTTGCAGGCAGAATCGAGTGGAGGTGCCTGTGAGGGGGAGCACAAAAGAATATAGAGTAACATtttaaataccaaaacaaaGTGTTTCTTACGTTAGGGAGTTGTTCAGCTCATCTCTCTCCGTTCGCAGCGCCTCGATCTTGTCCTTGAGGACGTTGCGctcctgccgcagctgctTTATGTGGTCCGCACCCTTCTGCAACATGGCCGCTTTACTCAGCTTGGCATTGGggttctgctgcagctgtggtaTGAGCGCATGCAGCGTGTCGAAGCCATTCTTTATGTTGTAGCGTCGCTTCTGCTCTGCATGGATGTGACCGGCACGCCGCTGTGTGTCCCTTGGCTGATACTTTGCCGATGGCGAGAGTGGTGAGCCCTGCGACTCGTGAAACGGCGAGTCCGGCGACAGACTCAGGTTGCTGGATCCGCCAAAACTGTGCATTTTACCGAGTCCGCCCGGTGGGCTATGCTGGGCGGGATGTGCTGCTATGACCATTGGCAAGGAGGCGGACTTCTTTGGTGAGTGTTGCTGCGCTGGCACGGGCACTGACAATGGCGTTGAGACGGCAGCATAAAGAGCCGGCGACACgttgatgctgttgttgctggtcgTGGCTATGGCACTGCCGGAAGAAGAACTTGACTGTTGCGAGCTATTAGCCACCGCTGACTGCAGGCGTGTATCTAAGGAGGAAGGTAAATACAAAACATTAGCAGCTGGTGGGATCTATATTCTATCAGTGGTACACTTACTCGATGTCAGGAGCTGTGCCAGTGTGCTGTTGAGCATTGGATCGCTGGTGgcttgctgcatttgctgtgTAACGAGCAGATTGCTGCAACTGTTTGCGCTGGCAGGCGAACTGCccgctcctgcagcagctacTACCGACTGCTGGTGCATTGAGTTGCTGCGCACACGGGACTTTCCCTTTGCATGATACTTGGGCACGGCAAAGGGCTGTTCGTGGACTgcgtgctgctggctgcgggCTTCGTGGAGTTTGTTTAGCGATACATTCAAAGGCAGGCTATTGGAGCGATGGATCTCCTTGGTGGGCAAGACGGTGTTGGGAGTCACCCATGTGGCGGTGCTGACAGACGgagattgctgctgctgatgttgctgttgttgctgctgctgctgctgttggtgctgttgttgcaacaaacTGGCCACAgtggattgctgctgctgctgctgctgttggttgttgttcaCCTGCTGTTGACGCGACAGCTGCATAAGCTGTTGAGTGGTCAGACCCAAGggcagcgactgctgctgatgcatttgctgatgctgctgatcctGCTGCAGATAtccctgttgttgttgttgttgttgttgttgttgttgttgctgctgctgctgtgttgttgTGGCAGTCGTGGCACATTGAGAAATGTCCCTGTTGAGGCGGACTTTTTGAACTGCGGATAGGGCTTGTAGCCGATGGAGTTGTAGCCActaccgccgccgccatcgtTCAGCAGTGACAGCACATCCCCCTGCAGGGGCTCCACCTTGAcgctgagctgctgctgatgcgcctgctgctggtagttGTCCGTGTAGCTGCTCAGGAAACTCTGATTGTTGAAGGCGTTTGTCTGTTGCGTgggaaaatgttgctgctgctgctgctgttgttgttgttgctgctgctgctgctgttgcactgccTGAAATGTGGCCGCCTGCAACACAACACCTGCACCCAGATGCTGCTgattcttctgctgctcggccAGCATCTGCTGATAGATTGTGGTCTGATGGAGCGTCGGCTGTGCCTTGTCATAGTTGTGCGGCTCCCTGCGAAACGGGCGCTGTGTGCTCTTGGCCACACGTCCATTGATCACGCACCGATTGCTGCcatcgttgttgctgttgacgACCCCAAAGTGCTTGCCACCGTGCACCATGCGACCCGACACGGAGCCCGAATTGTCGCCCATCAGCTGCGTGTCGTTCGCCGACTGCTGTTGCGCCTGTCGCGCCACCGTAAAGCGTTGCTCCAGCTCATTATAGGACATCGTATTGAGGGGGGTATTCAGCTCAAGCATATTGGCATCGACAttgccaccgcctccaccgccgccaccaccgccatcCATCATGCTGTCGTTGATGTAGAGGGTGTGCGGTGCACCCACAATCGCAGGCAAGCAATAGTCATCGTTCTTGAGCATCTCCGCATCGGTTCCCTCCTCCGGAACGGGTGGCAAGCGTGTGGTGGGTAGCAGATCTAAGTAAAAGATGGTTTTAGTTGGGGCAAATGTAGCGCTTGTAGCAGCAGAGACTAACCTGAGAAGGTAATGTCGATGTCATCTAAATTCGGTTGCAATGGCCCCAAACTGGGTTGAATAAAGTCCGCAATGCCTGCGCCACGTGCTGCACAAAACATAGACACAAACATTAGCTTTCAtttattcaataatttatgtgtgAGTGGGTTACCAATTTCTCTTGAATCTGGAAAGGGAAAGGGTACATTTATGGCCGAGAACAAGGTGTCCGTTGTCCAGTCGTCTGGCATCAAGTTCCTATCGTTCAGCGGGGACCATTCCAGAAAGTCCAATTCGCTCTTCTACAAAAGAAGGATAGAGAGTCCATTAGCTGATGTTTCAACAGATATTGTTGGTAGAtatggtggggtggggtgcgttggtatttaatattattaattatccTCCACCTTGCCGTCAGTCTGATGTGCCACTTCACACATGCGGGACGCGTTGCACGACTTGCTGTTGTATCAGCGTCGCCTGGGCATAACAACCGttgatggcaatggcagtggaaatggaaaaggaaaaggaaactaCTTCCAACTGAGACCCAATTGGATCACTTTCTCGctgttctggctgctgcactcCTTCATTGTGGTCACCTTCAGTGTGTTCATCGTATTTTGGGACCATCACTTCGAGGTGACTCACACGGGTGCGGCCAACCACTTTGCCCATGTAACAGAAGTCCTGGAACCACTTTCCATGTCGTGGCTGCTCGTGTGGATGCGACTGCATGAGGATCGCTTGCTGCGGCTGCTAAATCGACTACAAGCGATGGCCAGCGAGTGCCACAAAGTGGTGACTCTGCCTCGATGGCTCCACCGCTTCTGGTTGATCTTCAGCGTGTGCATCTTCATAGAATGCTGGTTCTATGCCTACACATTTTCTAACTTTGATTTGATCAATCTGATGCCACTGGGGACTTTCTGGCTGCGGCACATGTACTACAACCATCTGATCAGCTTCTTTACGGCCATAATCTGTGCAATGGAACAGATCTTGATGGCACAACGCCATCGCATCGAGCGTTCATTGAGCTCTGTCAATGAAAAGGAACTCCTTCGCAGCCTCTTTGCGATCGATGAGATCCTTGTGCTGTGCGAACTGGACATGAACGACATCTTTGGCGTATCGCTGGCCCTGCAGATGCTCTACACCGTCTTGAGTATGGCCTCCATGGGCTACATGTTCTCCCTGGAGTTGTATGAGCTGTGGGATATCGGCGCTTTCATGTTGCTTATATTTCCGACAATGTTCTACGCTGCAATGCCCTCATGCAGCAGTCGCTTGCAGGTGGAGGTGAGTACAAAACGTCCTTTCccttcatttaatttcatgcGTTCAAGTTCAAGCGTTTATCTATAATTTCGCTCCACCCTCGCCCTAAAAGATCTCCTATCTATCCAAGCCTTTTGGcgtcaatttcaattgctgtGCAGTCGATTGTCGGGTGCTTCGCCATGCAGGCAAAGTTGCAGGACCTTGTGGACATTCTGCGCTTTATGGGGCTCACAAATCTCCGCTGGGACAAGCGACTGGGAAACTTTAGAACCAGCAACAGCTTGACTTTCCGTGTGATTCGCTGCCTGATCCAGGGTTTGCTCATCTGGAACATTTTCAGTGTCTTTGCCGATTGGCATAATAAAGGTTCAAGGACCTCTAGCCTTACAGACGAGTATGTCACAGGTCTCCTGGAACTGGCAGAGCCTGTCACtctgttgctgcagttcctGTGGATGATTGCGATGCAGGACACTCAAATGGGCCACCTAAAGGAGGTACAACGGTTGTCCAGGGCTCTTCACGCCTGTTCGCCGCTCATCCCCTCATGGCTGCCCATCTCCTGGCTaattgtctgtgtgttttgcgTGCTGCCCAGCCTCTATCTACAAATACTGTGGTTTAAGGTGGTGGAACTGAACGCCCTTCTCCACCTGGCCACATATTTCATCTATAAAGTGATTTGTAACTTTGTGAAAACCTTATATTTGGCGCTCGTCTATCGAATGTTTCGCATTTTGAGCTGCAGTCGTGGGGAGTTGGCAAAGGTGCTCcctaaacaaaacaacaagtGCCTTCGGAGAACCGTTTCCCATCATCTGAAGCTCCACGACGACATCTTGCTGCTGTGCGAACGCGATCTAAGTGTCGTCTACGGGGTACCCTTTTGTCTGTACACAATCTACGACATCCTTGAGGGTAGTCTGCTGTTGTTTGATCTCTGGACAAATGAAACTCGTGGCTGCACATTAGTGATCTATGTGAATTGCatattgtttattgtgttttatGCATCGATGCCTTTTTGgtttaacaaattaaacgAAGAGGTGAGTAGGCCTTAACCCATAAACTATTAAGGTTTGTTCGTTGACCTGAGACATAAACCCATAGAGCCTATAGATTTGCTATGTTATAGGTATTGACAAATGTCAAAAATACTTTTCACAATTGATGGAAATGTTTAGCCAAAGATTTATACAATGTTTGCAACATTTAAACCTTGTCAATAAACGTTCTAAAAGTTCTGTGATAGAAGACTACTTATTAGTAAATGGCTCTGTAAAgcgtttataatttatttagcaaTCAAAACACTGAGTAATTCCTATAGATATTCAACTGGAAGTACATTTGATTCGACTTGCCCCACATATTGTGATAAAAGATCACAAAAAAGTCTCATTAACCCAAGCCTTAACCCCCAAATGTGAGTAGCTGATGGAAATCTCttggttttcatttaattggaATCAATATTCCCGTCAATAAAGCCATGCCGTGTCGTCATACCCCGGGAAATTGTTTAGTTCTTTGTTTGAATTAGGGCCTGAAGCACGCGTCCAAAATGGAGAAGAAGCTCCTGCTGACTTTCCTGCACTATCAACGCTACTTGGGGCTGACAGACCTCGACTATTCCGAGACGGGGCGCGGCTATTGGCTGAATGCTACTTGGTGTTCCCATGCCATACAGTTGGTTGTTGGTAGCAGGCACGTTTTTTTCCGCTTTGGTGGCAGCTCTGTCGGAGCCCTTGTACTACATAGACACGAAATCGTCGACGGGCAATATATTCGATAATGCCGTGATGATGACTGCCTCCGTgacgcagctgctggccaatctGTGGTTTCGttcgcagcagcagacacaagTGGCGCTACTCCAGCGTGTGTCCAGAgtcaaggagcagctgcaggtggaCACTGAAGAGCTCTCCTCGCCCCGTTGGATGTTTCGCCTGTGGGTCGCCACTTGGTTCTTCTATGGCTACATGGTTGGTGATTATGCGGCCAACTTTTGGCTGAAAACACCAAAGCTCAGCCATGCCTTGACCCTGCTGGGCTTTGGCCTACGCATCATGTCCGCCAATTTCCAATTTACCTGCTACAGCGGCATGGTGTGTGTCCTGCAGAGACTCCTCTCTGTTCAGGCGGAAGAACTAAAGAATCTGCTGGCTGCATCTCCCATCTCTCTGGAGGCACTTGGCCGCAGCTTGCGCATCCACGATGAGGTCCTGATGCTGTGCCAAAGAGAGTTGGTGCAAGTCTATGGCGGAgtgctgctctttctctttctctatcaAGTGATGCAATGTGTTTTGATATTCTATGTGAGCACCCTGGAAGGCACGTTTTACCTCAAGGTGATGTTGACAATGAGCGGCTGGCTTTCGCCGATTCTACTATATCTCATTCTGCCATTGATGGTCAACGACGTGAGCAACCAGGTGAGTCCTTCGTTTACACTCCCTCTCCAGCGATGCCCATTCTTCGATATGACAACAAAGACTCTTTCATTAATGAGATATAATACCCTCAGCTACATTAAGTAATTGCCATTCTGTTGTGCGATACATCACCACTTTTCTGTTTGGTTCCTCCGACATTCAGTGAGGAATTTTCAATTGCTGGACGTGTAGCATGGAATTTTCAGTCTCTCGCTACAAGCAAAGCCTTAAACACAATGAAAGTCCTCAAGTTTCTGCACTATCAACGGTATTTGGGACTGTCAGACTTGACTTATTCCAAATACCAACAGAGATACACCACTCGTGCCACCTGCTGTTCCTATGTGTTGCAGCTCCTTGTGGCAGCGATTTTTGTGTCTGCCTTCGTGGCAGCATTGGGAGAGTCCCTAAACTATCTGCAGACGGAATCGTTGACGGGAAATATCTATGATCATGCCGTGATACTAACTGTTTCGATTACCCAACTGCTGGCCAATATGTGGTTCCGTGTGCACCAGCAGGCCCAAGTGAATCTCCTGCGGCGACTCTCAAAAGTGATGAGGAAGCTAAAAGTGGACTCTCTCGACTTGTGGCAGCCACGATGGTTGTACCGCGTGTGGCTGGCACTGTGCCTTTGGTATGCCTTCATGGTTGGCACATTTGGCGCGCACTTGTGGCTCTCCGGCATGGAGCTCTCCCATATCCTGACTCTGCTGGCATTTGGCCTGCGTCTTCTCTGTGCCAATTTCCAATTCACTTTGTACAGCAGCATGGTGTGTGTCCTGCAGCGATTCCTCTCTGTCCAAGCGGAACTGCTGCGTGTTACACTGTTGGAGACATCGACCATTTCTCTGGATGCACTTGCACAAAGTTTGAGGCTTCACGATGAGATCTTAATGCTGTCCGAAAGTGACTTTGTGCAGGTCTATGGCGGCgttttgctgtttctctttttgtatCAAGTCATGGAATGCGTTTTGATATTCTACGTGAGCACCTTGGAGGGCTTTCGTTCCGTGGAGGAGATGACACGAATTTTCTGTTGGATAACGCCAATGCTCATCTACCTCATCCTTCCATTGATGATTAACGATGTGTCCAATCAGGTGAGTCCTTTGGCGTTTAGTTTACCGAAATCAAAACAGTCGAAAAGAAAACATCATTTGGGTAATGTTAGTTCTGGTTTGTCAGTCTCTGGTTTGTTCACGCCTCAGACTTGATTCAGTCTTTACTTGGTCGTCCTTCGTCATGGAAAACCCCGCGCCTGTGCAACTTTGTGTGTATTATAGAATTTGCCGCTACTTGGGCATCTTCTGCATCGACTACAACAGCTCCAAGGAAAGGTTTCGCCTGCGTCGCAGCCTCTTCTGCTATGTGGTGCACTTTGCCGTGCAGGCATATCTCATCGCCTGCATTGCCGTAATGGTACTCTACTGGAACTATGCCTTCAGGGATGAAATGACCAAGACCGGCAATCACTTTGATCGTCTGGTGATGCTCTTGGCCCTGGgcatgctgctggtgcagaaTGCCTGGCTAATATGGCTGCAGGCGCCACATCTACGCATCGTCCGGCAGCTGGAGTTCTATCGCAGGAGGCACCTGCAGCATGTGCAGTTCCGACTGCCACAGCGACTTCTttggatcatcatcatctccaATATGCTCTATCTGTACAACTTTGTCaagatttgcatatttgagtGGCTGTCGGATGCCACGCGCATGTTTGTCATCACAGCCCTCGGATTTCCCATCCGCTATTTGGTCACCAGCTTCACAATGGGCACCTACTGCTGCATGGTGCATCTGCTGCGGCATCTCCTGCTCGCCAATCAATCGCAGATTTCCCTCATAATCACACAGCTGAGGGATCCCAAGCTGAGCGCCACAAATCTCCTGCGACTTCGTGGCTGCCTGGACATGCACGATcgcctggtgctgctgtgcaACGTGGAGATGAGTCTGGTGTATGGCTTCATCGCCTGGCTCTCCTGGATGTTTGCCTCGCTCGATGTCACTGGTCTGATCTATCTGGCCATGGTGATGCCGTCCATTAGATCTCCATTTGTGCGGATAGTCGGCTATCTTGTGTGGCTGACGCCCACATTGATGACCTGTGGCGCCAGTTTTATGAGCAATCGCGTGGCTCTACAGGtacataatttgttttttactgcgcgacatgcagcagcaccccTCGGTCTCTTTCCGGCTTTCTATGGAACTTCTCTCTCCTGTTCCTTAATTATTCACTGGACAAACAGTGTACCGACCGTGAATACTTCACAAAACTAATGGCCCGAACCAAATCTAGATCCATCTCCTTATTGATTATTTACTGGGGTCCCCTCCTGTCAATGCAGGAACTTCAGTTTGTGATATAGCGTCATGTCCTACGGTGCCGAGTTGCGCGTCTATTTATCCACTCTCAAGTGGCTCGGTCTGCTCTGCATTACCCATGAACCCCACCACGGGTCAGGTAGAACGCATGCCTCGCGTTCCGATGAAACCCGGGCATTGGCAGGACTCGTGTCCTCGCAATGCATTGCTCTGACGGCCCTGGCCCATTTGATTGCCAACCCTGCAGTGCACGAGCTACCAATCTACAGTGCTGTGGGGAATATCTATTACTTATTCAACTATGCATTCACCTGCGTGATGGTGTCGCTGCTCCATCTCTATTTCTATCTACGACGTCGCAGCTTCCTGTCGCTGGtatcgctgctgctccaccataATCGTGCGGATCTGAAGAACTGCCATGCCAAACAGTTCCTTCGATTGTTCATGCTATACGTGAGCCAGGTGCTGCTCACGGGCACGCTGCAGGGGATGGCCATGATTCACACGGACATCGATGCATTGCACTCGTTTCTGCTGTTCTTTTTCCTGACCTACAGCTATCTGCTGATCGGATTGGTTATCGTGTTCTACAACTGTCTCGTGCAGATCCTTGCCAGCCTGGTGCTGCTCTACAATCAAGACCTGGCGGCTGCCGTGCATCCGTGTGCATCGCAATCCACGACCCTGTGTCGCCTCCGTTTGATGCAGCGAAGTCGCCTTCTGTGGGTCTGCCATTATCGTTTGAACTCTGACTTTGGACTTGTCCTAGTGATAATTATGGCATTCCTGCTGTTCTCTGCACCAGCTTCACCCTTCTTCATGATAACAATTGTCTTTGAGGTCGATGCGAGAATGCTGGGCATGGATCATCTGTTGTATCCTCTGGCAGTAACACTCCTGTGGAATCTACCCATGCTAATGGCCATTCTGACGACATTGCGCACTGATTTGGTTCGCAAAGAGGTGActaattcatttaattaataatataaaaattcaatcCAGTGAATCGAAACGAACTGAACAAACGTTTCCCCCAAGAGGTTTCCTTTCAAGGTTCAAGCCTGAGTGAGTGCATTTCAATcgcaattcattatttattcaGTCCCTGGGGTTAGGTTACTTAGCCACTGAAAGCGGTCACGTTCCTTCTTCAGTGACTCCTTTTTTCCAGTTGATTGCCACACTTCCATGATGTTGCACTCGTTCGGGGACCTGCGGATTCAGCTGCGTACCCTTCGACTCCTAGGAGTCTTCAGATTCCACACCGACCACGCCAAAGGTGTTGTCACTGCGTCGCCTGCGGAGGAGCGTGTGGCACGTTTCTATCTATGGAGTGTACTGTGTATCCTCCTTAGCATTCAAACATACTGCACCTACATGCCGGAACACTTTTTCATGCTCAACTACAATGCGACGGGAAACTGCTATGCTCTGATCAACATCCGAACGTGTAATGTGACGACAATCCTCATCTACACAATGCTCTACGTGAGACGTTGTCGTTATGCACGTCTTTTGGAGACAATGTTGAGGCTTCATCGTGTCTCCAGGGATCCCCAATCGGCCACAAAGTTTCGACTCTTGTACGGCATTCATATGACGCTCTTTGTGCTCTGCATGCTCAACTATTTCCACGGCTACTTTCGGGCCCAACTCCGACCTATCATCATTCCCATCTATCTATTCCAGTATGGATTTGCCTACATGCTCATGGGAcagctggtggtgctgttTGTCTGCTTTCAGAGGATACTCCTCTCCAGCTTGAGGAGCTACAATCAAAAGTGGCGCGAGAGTCGTCAGCTGTCCCGCGAGTGCCGAGAGTTCTATGAGGATTTTCGTGATTATAATCAGATATTATGGCTCTGTCAAGAGGACATCAATGACTGCTTTGGTCTCCTTCTGCTGCCCATAACCGGATATGTGCTGGTGACAACACCATCGGGTCCTTTCTATCTGATTTCAACGCTCTTTGAGGGCCGCTTCCCTAAGCCCTGGCGCTTTGCTCTCATGCTGTTGACCTCCACATTCTGGAGTATGCCTTGGGTGGCACTGCTGGTGCTCACGATGGGCATCACAAATGTACAAAGGGAGGTGAGTCCCCGCCTCCATAAAGAGGAATGCAAACCTGTATCTAACTAATTAGCTAATATCAAATTGTATTGACATTTGTTGTGGGTAGAAACAACATTGAAATGGTGTATCCATTTCGTTGATTAACTTTAGTTTGTTGCGACATGTCTGTGTGCCGGGACCTGCGACTGTATCTCCGGGTCCTGAATTCCCTCGGCATGATGTGCTGGCAATTCGAGAGGGAACAATGTCTGCTCCAAGCCACACCCGAACGGGAACGCTATGCTCTGGTCTACGCTGTAGTGATTCTCTCGGCCACAACGGGTGCCTTTACCTATGCGCATGTGCAGCCCCAACGATTTCACTTAAAGATTTACAATCGCACGGGCAACTTTTACGAGACGGTCATCTTTCGCAGCTCCTGCTTAGTCCTGTGGCTGCTCTATGTGTGCCTCTATCTCAGGCGTCATCGGCACATGGCGTTGGTGCAGTCTCTCCTGACAATCAATCGGAAATGTGTGATCGGCAGTGCGGATCGGCAGTTTCTCAACAACTTTATCCTCTACGCCGCTCTGTCAGTCATCAGCTTTGGGAATTACATCAATGGTTATAGCCGTTCCGCGACGGATTCAATTGCTCTCGTATTGAGTGTTGTGGTCTACACGTATGCCTTCCTGGTTCTCTGTTTGCTGCtcgtgttttttgtgtgcctcaaGCAGATCATGGCAGCAGGTTTGACGCACTACAACGCGGAGTTGTGCCATGTAATGTCCTTTGATGTGACACCTGTTGTTCCATGTGGCAGACTGCAGCTCCGTGGCAGAAAGGAGATTCCCTCGTACCGTAGCAGACAGCAGATTTCTTCGCTAAATGGCAGACAGGAGATTCTGGCATTGTACGAGGGCGAACTCAACGAATGCTTCGGCCTGCTCATGCTGCCCATTGtggcgctggtgctgctcaTCTCACCCTCGGGTCCATTTTACCTTATAAGCACTGTACTGGAGGGCAAATGTGGCCCAGAACAATATATTCTGATGTCTGTGACATCAGTTTTCTGGGATGTACCCTGGATGATAATGTTAGTGCTAATGTTGCGCACAAATGGCATAACAGTGGAAGTGAGATCTGAAAACTAAAGGAGTGCTGATGGGCTTGCCATGAAACTTAATACATTTTCCATGTTGTTTCTTTCAGGCAAACAAAACGGCAAAGATATTGGCAAAGGTGCCAAGAACTGGCACAGGATTGGATCGAATGGTAAGGGAGCAAAGAACAACGCTCTCAATTTTGAACTTACACTTTTATTCCTTCCTTCTCTGTCCGTagattgaaaagtttttactCAAGAACCTACGACAGCAGCCAATTCTAACAGCCTATGGATTCTTTGCGCTAGATAAGAGCACTTTGTTCAAGGTAACTCTCCGCCTAggatttataaaatattttcgcaGAATTGTATACACGATTTGCTATATTGTTTACAGCTCTTCACGGCTATCTTCACGTACATGGTCATACTGGTGCAGTtcaaggaaatggaaaactctACAAAGTCCATCAATAAATTTTGATAACTTACCGAATCATAGGTTAAGCATCCCGTTGCTTTTGATCTATAGTTTTTGCGCCATTTTCTGTATTCAGCTTTGATAACAGCTGAATGACGTTTCCAGTATTTGCCTTCAAGCACAACggtctgttgttgtttttttcgggGTACATATAGAAAGACAGATGTGTgttgttaattatttaatcACAAGtgtatattatacatatacacactaAACTTAATTACGATTAAAGCTAATCTGCCTACGTGTGTGTCTCCTCACAGATAAGCGCAGAGACAGCGCGAGAGAGATGTAATAAATCCCCACATACCTTGCACATTTCAAATGTTTCCCGATGCCGTTTCCTATTCTGATTTGGATTCTAATTACTGATTCTGCTCCTCTCAGAGGTGTGTACTTTGGCAAACTGATTTGTTTGAACGAAATTCAACAGCAAATAAGCCTAGTCCATATCGCTATAGAGCAATATCTCAAGATATTCTGCGCCATAGagctctctgttgctgttaaCTTTTCGCTAACTTGGCCAAATGAAAACAGCTTGTAAAGCGCAGATAAGATAAATCTTTTACTGCGGCTACAGGTACATGGTAAAGTCACGCCCAAAGAGTTCTTTACGATAAGAAAGTACATAGCccaagaggcagaggcaaaggcagagccagagacagcggAGGGTATACAAGGAGGCAGTTGCATGTTGTTCAACATCATCAAGTATCAAGTACACAACGACAGCAAGCGGGAAATCACAGCAATGggaattattattactataAAATGGGTGTGTACGGCAAGGCtttgcccctctctctcacgctgTATGAAGCAACCCACTCAGGTGCTTTTGAGTGCAGTAACCCACTCGGCAACGAAACAGAGAAACGCTTGCGTTGATAAGCTAATTAGCAGATACTACAGACCCACAGTTGTAAGGGGGCACACAAGCCCCTGTTGGAATAACTCTACTTAATTAAACAAAGGGGACAGCCTTTTACTACAAGGAAATAGACACTCTGCTGCATGGAGTGCATT
The sequence above is a segment of the Drosophila subobscura isolate 14011-0131.10 chromosome U, UCBerk_Dsub_1.0, whole genome shotgun sequence genome. Coding sequences within it:
- the LOC117901434 gene encoding uncharacterized protein LOC117901434; this encodes MMLNKYESYQRTNQMFPHQQQHQLQQQQMQQQQMQQQQQQQLLLQQQQQQQSLFPHLQYGPGPSGCSPTSADLTAAAILKAERESIHSGQFMVSHFEAEEAQDDLEDDGEVKMLDPEDPSLDKPGSPANTCRDVQLYVPQTVGHHFSRMDDECDENSMSMITSHLEIETSLTKLFKCMNLAYSQKLTSPKWNHFKGVRLRWKDKIRLNNVIWRCWHMQFIQKRRTPVCQFASPLDVDIHSNPQTVVLEGKYWKRHSAVIKAEYRKWRKNYRSKATGCLTYDSKSELDFLEWSPLNDRNLMPDDWTTDTLFSAINVPFPFPDSREIARGAGIADFIQPSLGPLQPNLDDIDITFSDLLPTTRLPPVPEEGTDAEMLKNDDYCLPAIVGAPHTLYINDSMMDGGGGGGGGGGNVDANMLELNTPLNTMSYNELEQRFTVARQAQQQSANDTQLMGDNSGSVSGRMVHGGKHFGVVNSNNDGSNRCVINGRVAKSTQRPFRREPHNYDKAQPTLHQTTIYQQMLAEQQKNQQHLGAGVVLQAATFQAVQQQQQQQQQQQQQQQQHFPTQQTNAFNNQSFLSSYTDNYQQQAHQQQLSVKVEPLQGDVLSLLNDGGGGSGYNSIGYKPYPQFKKSASTGTFLNVPRQQQQQQGYLQQDQQHQQMHQQQSLPLGLTTQQLMQLSRQQQVNNNQQQQQQQQSTVASLLQQQHQQQQQQQQQQHQQQQSPSVSTATWVTPNTVLPTKEIHRSNSLPLNVSLNKLHEARSQQHAVHEQPFAVPKYHAKGKSRVRSNSMHQQSVVAAAGAGSSPASANSCSNLLVTQQMQQATSDPMLNSTLAQLLTSNTRLQSAVANSSQQSSSSSGSAIATTSNNSINVSPALYAAVSTPLSVPVPAQQHSPKKSASLPMVIAAHPAQHSPPGGLGKMHSFGGSSNLSLSPDSPFHESQGSPLSPSAKYQPRDTQRRAGHIHAEQKRRYNIKNGFDTLHALIPQLQQNPNAKLSKAAMLQKGADHIKQLRQERNVLKDKIEALRTERDELNNSLTHLHSILPANGAPVTRQGTEHVRQLYEIYVRYNTMNDWKFWILGLILEPLLASYTSTVSSASLDELRRTAFLWVDQHCSLIDLRPAVTNKLKYLSMHTDIVSEPPSTLQEEVAKALQNSSGQHPNLHGS
- the LOC117901431 gene encoding gustatory and pheromone receptor 39a yields the protein MSVCRDLRLYLRVLNSLGMMCWQFEREQCLLQATPERERYALVYAVVILSATTGAFTYAHVQPQRFHLKIYNRTGNFYETVIFRSSCLVLWLLYVCLYLRRHRHMALVQSLLTINRKCVIGSADRQFLNNFILYAALSVISFGNYINGYSRSATDSIALVLSVVVYTYAFLVLCLLLVFFVCLKQIMAAGLTHYNAELCHVIKEIPSYRSRQQISSLNGRQEILALYEGELNECFGLLMLPIVALVLLISPSGPFYLISTVLEGKCGPEQYILMSVTSVFWDVPWMIMLVLMLRTNGITVEANKTAKILAKVPRTGTGLDRMIEKFLLKNLRQQPILTAYGFFALDKSTLFKLFTAIFTYMVILVQFKEMENSTKSINKF